A genomic window from Pseudomonas marvdashtae includes:
- a CDS encoding serine kinase/phosphatase, whose amino-acid sequence MNDSRRPFDATQPEPIDDNEDRMGSMHELDFDDEPGAKIGDELPADEREQLMPEERVREAGMTGASMDDRQPTEDDMSPETLIRDDGSRDANEAGDDEQADWDLSIVDENDIGGGDGLDEAEMADIDPLDGSRNRGRS is encoded by the coding sequence ATGAATGATTCACGACGTCCCTTCGATGCGACGCAACCGGAGCCCATCGATGACAATGAAGATCGCATGGGCTCGATGCATGAGTTGGACTTCGACGATGAACCCGGCGCGAAAATCGGCGACGAATTGCCAGCGGACGAACGTGAGCAATTGATGCCGGAAGAACGTGTCCGCGAAGCGGGCATGACCGGTGCTTCGATGGATGACCGCCAGCCAACCGAAGATGATATGAGCCCCGAAACGCTGATCCGCGACGACGGCTCTCGGGACGCCAATGAAGCCGGCGACGACGAACAGGCCGATTGGGATCTGAGCATCGTCGACGAAAACGATATAGGCGGAGGCGATGGCTTGGACGAAGCGGAAATGGCCGATATCGATCCGTTGGATGGAAGCCGTAACCGGGGTCGGTCCTGA
- the can gene encoding carbonate dehydratase — MNELQDLIDNNGRWADAIKQEDPDFFAKLARQQTPEYLWIGCSDARVPANEIVGMLPGDLFVHRNVANVVLHTDLNCLSVIQYAVDVLKVKHILVTGHYGCGGVRASMQDRQLGLIDGWLRSIRDLYYEHRDALAKLPTEEERVDRLCELNVIQQVANVGHTSIVQNAWHRGQKLSIHGCIYGIKDGRWKSLDTTISGFEQLPPQYRLRPVDAP, encoded by the coding sequence ATGAATGAATTACAAGATCTGATTGATAACAACGGGCGCTGGGCCGATGCGATCAAGCAGGAGGATCCTGACTTCTTCGCCAAGCTGGCTCGTCAGCAGACCCCTGAGTATTTGTGGATTGGCTGTTCCGATGCGCGGGTGCCGGCCAACGAGATCGTCGGCATGTTGCCGGGCGATCTGTTCGTGCACCGCAACGTCGCCAACGTGGTGCTGCACACTGACTTGAACTGCCTTTCGGTCATTCAGTACGCGGTGGATGTGCTCAAGGTCAAACATATCCTGGTTACCGGCCATTATGGCTGCGGCGGCGTGCGTGCCTCGATGCAGGACCGCCAGTTGGGACTGATCGACGGCTGGCTGCGCTCGATTCGCGACTTGTACTACGAACATCGCGACGCATTGGCCAAGTTGCCAACCGAAGAAGAGCGCGTAGACCGCCTGTGCGAACTCAATGTGATCCAGCAAGTGGCCAACGTCGGCCACACCAGTATTGTGCAGAACGCCTGGCACCGTGGGCAGAAGTTATCGATCCATGGCTGCATCTACGGCATCAAGGATGGACGCTGGAAGAGCCTGGACACCACGATCAGTGGCTTCGAGCAATTGCCGCCGCAGTATCGGTTGCGCCCAGTAGACGCGCCTTGA
- the rimI gene encoding ribosomal protein S18-alanine N-acetyltransferase — MSDAVSFRPMTEADLDAVLKIEYAAYSHPWTRGIFLDGLGKYQIWLMFEGQQQVGHGVVQIILDEAHLLNITVKPENQGRGLGLRLLEHLMSIAYEAKARECFLEVRDSNRTAFRLYERYGFNEIGRRRDYYPAVGGREDAVVMACTLVD; from the coding sequence ATGAGTGACGCTGTATCGTTCCGCCCGATGACCGAGGCGGACCTCGACGCTGTACTGAAAATCGAATACGCGGCCTACAGCCACCCCTGGACCCGGGGGATATTTCTCGATGGATTGGGCAAATACCAGATCTGGCTGATGTTCGAAGGCCAGCAGCAAGTGGGTCATGGCGTAGTGCAGATCATTCTGGATGAAGCCCATCTACTCAATATTACCGTCAAGCCGGAGAACCAGGGTCGCGGGCTCGGCTTGCGGCTGTTGGAGCATCTGATGTCGATTGCCTATGAGGCTAAGGCTCGTGAATGCTTCCTGGAAGTGCGTGACAGCAATCGCACCGCGTTCCGGTTGTACGAACGTTATGGCTTCAATGAGATCGGACGGCGGCGTGACTACTATCCGGCGGTGGGAGGCCGCGAGGACGCGGTGGTCATGGCTTGCACTTTGGTCGACTGA
- a CDS encoding energy transducer TonB: MQVVNWLPRTELPFAAPSRPELLESPEPVEIEPVQVMPVAKTAAQPVAPAVERPKVEVPRPSLASTRTNAKPAEEVVEAPPKAPYVAPPRFALQLLRAGRCLLLVELPTGDPFQSRDPAYLLLKDMLRAAGLPDSPQIIGEPVRWPLLSRGTMDQGPEAARDFVQGFVSARLEDEPCVCLWLVGLPAVKFAGEADAEAFNRELQVEGLGSAWALPGLELLMEAPQRKADVWQAMRRLMARWKESNE; encoded by the coding sequence ATGCAGGTGGTCAACTGGCTGCCGCGTACCGAATTGCCGTTCGCCGCCCCGTCGCGGCCCGAGCTGCTGGAATCGCCAGAACCGGTGGAGATCGAGCCGGTGCAGGTGATGCCGGTCGCCAAGACCGCTGCGCAACCGGTGGCGCCCGCCGTCGAGCGGCCGAAGGTCGAAGTCCCGCGCCCGAGCCTGGCTTCGACCCGCACCAATGCCAAACCGGCGGAAGAGGTTGTCGAGGCGCCGCCCAAGGCACCCTACGTCGCCCCGCCGCGTTTTGCCCTGCAACTGCTGCGTGCCGGGCGTTGCCTGTTGTTGGTGGAGTTACCCACAGGCGATCCGTTCCAGAGCCGCGACCCAGCTTACTTGCTGCTCAAGGACATGCTCCGCGCCGCCGGCCTGCCGGACAGCCCGCAAATTATCGGCGAGCCGGTGCGTTGGCCGCTGCTGTCACGCGGCACGATGGACCAAGGGCCCGAGGCCGCTCGAGACTTCGTCCAGGGCTTCGTTTCGGCGCGTCTCGAAGACGAGCCTTGCGTGTGCCTCTGGTTGGTTGGCCTGCCGGCGGTGAAATTTGCTGGCGAGGCGGATGCCGAGGCGTTCAATCGTGAATTGCAGGTCGAAGGCCTGGGCTCGGCCTGGGCATTGCCTGGGCTGGAACTGTTAATGGAAGCGCCACAGCGCAAGGCTGATGTCTGGCAAGCCATGCGCCGGCTGATGGCGCGCTGGAAAGAATCGAATGAGTGA
- a CDS encoding helix-turn-helix transcriptional regulator, whose amino-acid sequence MTLSFDDIAWHRSVGQLIDALDKPNFWTQLVRLLDQYVPFDSWVALLFSADQHPQVFAECPGEDGSPDQLFQDYLRGLYLLDPFYIACREQSRTGLYRLSEVAPEHFELTEYYQRYFRLNVVSDEIQFNCQLEGDRTLCLSLGSKQRFSGQQIALLSLIQPWVLGLLRQRLPYEINEVVSLAPAPPQIDWRVQLEASVQQLKGAQLTARELDVGRLMLSGCSSKEIARKLEISVETVKVHKKHMYSKLGIKSQSELFSIFLQAQNA is encoded by the coding sequence ATGACACTTTCATTCGACGACATCGCGTGGCACCGCTCGGTCGGGCAATTGATCGACGCCTTGGACAAGCCCAACTTCTGGACGCAACTGGTACGTTTGCTCGACCAGTACGTGCCGTTCGACAGTTGGGTGGCGCTGCTTTTCAGTGCCGATCAGCATCCGCAAGTGTTCGCCGAATGCCCAGGCGAGGACGGCAGTCCCGATCAGCTTTTTCAGGATTATCTGCGTGGGTTGTACCTGCTCGATCCGTTCTACATTGCCTGTCGCGAGCAGTCGCGCACCGGGCTGTATCGCCTGTCGGAAGTGGCACCGGAACATTTCGAATTGACCGAGTATTACCAGCGTTATTTTCGTTTGAACGTGGTGTCCGATGAAATCCAATTCAATTGCCAACTCGAAGGCGACCGCACGTTATGCCTGTCGTTGGGCAGCAAGCAGCGGTTCAGCGGCCAGCAGATCGCCCTGCTGTCGCTGATCCAGCCCTGGGTGCTCGGCCTGTTGCGCCAACGCCTGCCTTACGAAATAAACGAAGTGGTGTCCCTCGCCCCAGCACCGCCGCAAATCGACTGGCGCGTGCAGCTGGAAGCGTCAGTGCAGCAACTCAAAGGTGCGCAATTGACGGCGCGGGAGCTGGATGTCGGGCGCTTGATGCTCAGTGGCTGCTCCAGTAAGGAAATCGCCCGCAAGCTGGAAATTTCTGTCGAAACCGTGAAAGTCCATAAGAAACACATGTACAGCAAATTGGGGATCAAGTCCCAGTCCGAGCTGTTTTCGATATTTCTCCAGGCGCAGAATGCCTGA
- the ggt gene encoding gamma-glutamyltransferase — MLSDLRPNLQRLSAVSLLAVALTLVACKAPPSSTTTPALPSAPEIASGYRTDLQTRHADRHMAAAANPLAAEAGREMLRRGGSAIDAAIAMQAVLTLVEPQSSGIGGGAFIVLWDGKAVRTYDGRETAPAGAREDLFLQADGKPMPFSAAQIGGRSVGTPGVLRALELAHRKHGRLEWATLFEPAIALAEQGFRISSRLHSMIAADASLPGSPDMAAYFLNADSSPKAVGTLLKNPALAGVLKRIASEGAKALYEGPIAEEMVAKVRGHANPGSLSLNDLKAYTARERAPLCTDYKRWQVCGMAPPSSGGIAVAQILGILEKLEQRDSRTALAALKPLKSDRPAGIEPQPKAVHLIAEAERLAYADRAQYVADSDFVPVPVKGLVDPDYLASRASLIGPRSMGIAKPGTPPGIQMAFAPDRSPLRISTSQVVAVDDLGGAVSMTTTVESAFGSHLMVQGFMLNNQMTDFSFIPEENGQKVANRVEPGKRPRSSMAPTLIFDRQNGEWLAAVGSPGGSQIIEYVAKSVIGLLDWNLDPQTAINLPNFGSRNGATELEQGQFSPTLIQALKEQGHTVSEIDMTSGTQAIVRVRDAQGKTSLAGGADPRREGQALGD, encoded by the coding sequence GTGCTTTCGGACCTCAGACCAAATCTTCAACGCCTGTCAGCCGTTTCGCTGTTGGCTGTCGCCCTGACCCTCGTCGCCTGTAAGGCACCGCCCTCTTCCACAACCACGCCCGCATTACCCAGCGCGCCGGAAATCGCTTCCGGCTACCGCACCGATCTGCAGACTCGCCATGCCGACAGACACATGGCGGCTGCGGCCAATCCCTTGGCGGCCGAGGCCGGACGAGAGATGTTGCGGCGTGGAGGCTCGGCCATCGACGCAGCGATTGCGATGCAGGCGGTGCTGACGCTGGTGGAACCGCAGTCTTCCGGCATTGGCGGCGGCGCGTTCATCGTATTGTGGGACGGTAAGGCGGTGCGCACCTATGACGGTCGCGAAACGGCACCGGCCGGCGCCCGCGAAGACCTCTTCCTGCAAGCCGACGGCAAGCCCATGCCGTTCAGTGCTGCACAGATCGGTGGTCGTTCGGTCGGCACGCCGGGCGTGTTGCGTGCGCTGGAGCTGGCCCATCGCAAGCATGGTCGCCTCGAATGGGCGACGCTGTTCGAGCCGGCGATTGCACTTGCGGAACAGGGCTTCAGGATTTCTTCCCGATTGCACTCGATGATCGCCGCCGACGCCTCCTTGCCCGGCTCGCCAGACATGGCCGCCTACTTCCTGAATGCCGATAGCAGCCCGAAAGCGGTTGGCACGCTGCTGAAAAATCCGGCCTTGGCGGGCGTCCTCAAGCGTATTGCCAGCGAAGGCGCCAAAGCGCTGTATGAAGGGCCCATCGCCGAAGAGATGGTCGCGAAGGTGCGCGGCCACGCCAATCCCGGCAGCCTGTCGTTGAACGACCTCAAGGCTTACACCGCCCGCGAGCGCGCGCCGTTGTGCACCGACTACAAGCGCTGGCAAGTCTGTGGAATGGCGCCGCCTTCGTCGGGCGGCATTGCCGTCGCGCAAATCCTCGGGATCCTGGAGAAACTCGAACAGCGCGACAGCCGTACCGCCCTCGCCGCGCTGAAGCCACTCAAGTCTGACCGGCCCGCTGGCATCGAGCCCCAGCCGAAAGCGGTGCACCTGATCGCCGAGGCGGAACGCCTGGCTTACGCCGACCGAGCCCAATACGTCGCCGATTCGGATTTCGTTCCTGTGCCGGTCAAGGGCTTGGTCGACCCGGACTATCTGGCCAGCCGCGCGAGCCTGATCGGCCCGCGCAGCATGGGCATCGCCAAGCCCGGGACACCGCCGGGCATCCAGATGGCCTTCGCGCCCGACCGCTCACCCCTGCGTATTTCCACTTCGCAAGTGGTTGCAGTGGATGACCTGGGCGGTGCCGTGTCGATGACCACCACCGTGGAGTCGGCATTTGGCTCGCACTTGATGGTCCAGGGTTTCATGCTCAATAACCAGATGACGGATTTCTCGTTCATACCCGAGGAAAACGGGCAGAAAGTCGCCAACCGCGTCGAGCCGGGTAAACGTCCGCGCTCATCCATGGCGCCGACGCTGATTTTCGACCGCCAGAACGGCGAATGGCTGGCCGCGGTCGGCTCCCCAGGCGGCTCGCAGATCATCGAATACGTCGCCAAATCCGTAATCGGCTTGCTGGACTGGAATCTCGATCCGCAAACAGCGATCAACCTGCCCAATTTTGGTAGCCGCAATGGCGCAACCGAATTGGAGCAAGGCCAATTCAGCCCAACGCTGATCCAGGCGCTGAAGGAACAAGGTCACACCGTGAGCGAAATTGACATGACCAGCGGCACCCAGGCGATTGTCCGGGTGCGTGATGCGCAGGGGAAAACGTCATTGGCTGGCGGAGCGGATCCGCGACGAGAAGGACAAGCGCTGGGAGATTGA
- a CDS encoding lysine methyltransferase: MTKLTAGGASPQNRDCLYPETQLSTRLGYPSARDFDVHRTKDGRGNGIVARKQFTPMTRMCRVSGVLVGRPRLHTLQLLPNVHMYDPYFAGLLLHSCNPNVFLDMSELWLWSLTEIREGDCLTMDYASTEQKLYRQFACRCGSSNCHGWITGYDEPPNEQGMEFLRHWRRRCHRN; encoded by the coding sequence ATGACCAAGTTGACTGCTGGTGGCGCCAGCCCACAGAACCGGGACTGCCTCTACCCGGAAACACAACTCAGCACCCGCCTGGGCTATCCCTCTGCGCGCGATTTTGACGTGCATCGGACGAAAGACGGACGCGGCAATGGGATCGTCGCACGCAAGCAGTTCACCCCCATGACGCGAATGTGCAGGGTCTCAGGAGTGCTGGTGGGCCGCCCACGCCTGCATACCCTGCAGCTCCTGCCCAATGTCCATATGTACGACCCCTACTTCGCCGGACTGCTGCTGCATTCATGCAATCCGAATGTCTTCCTGGACATGAGCGAACTGTGGTTGTGGTCCCTGACCGAGATCCGCGAAGGCGACTGCCTGACGATGGACTACGCCAGTACCGAACAGAAGCTGTATCGGCAGTTCGCCTGCCGGTGCGGTTCGTCCAACTGTCACGGCTGGATCACCGGCTATGACGAACCGCCCAACGAGCAAGGAATGGAGTTCCTGCGGCACTGGCGTCGTCGCTGTCATCGCAACTGA
- a CDS encoding APC family permease, with the protein MARLQRTLSLGSVVLFGIAYMTPIIVLGTFGILAQSTSGMVPAAYLAALVAMFFTAMSYGRMAAAFPVAGSAYSYVRKAISPKLGFIAGWAVLLDYLFLPMAIWLIGAAYLHSAFPAVPQWLWVLLFIGITSGINIVGLKLANGINALLMLVQFLVLIAFVALCVHYVAGDASTPLWSIKPFFNGDMQMPLIMSGAAIACYSFLGFDAVSTLTEETRDPRRTIPRAIMLITLIGGSIFVSVSYFVQIAHPSFQFDSVDAAAYEIARNIGGDLFVSFFLIGLIVGQFASGLSAQASGSRLLFAMGRDGVLPKSFFGTLHERFGTPINSILLCAVVALLALKLDVTTSTSFINFGAFLAFSLVNLSVIFHYWIGAKNRGPREFVLFLIFPFIGLAADVWLMVSLDHLAIYLGLSWLAIGVVYLAVLTGGFQRQPPEMDFQETT; encoded by the coding sequence ATGGCTCGTTTGCAACGCACCCTGTCATTGGGGTCGGTGGTGCTGTTCGGCATCGCTTATATGACACCGATCATTGTCCTCGGCACGTTCGGCATCCTCGCTCAATCCACTTCGGGCATGGTTCCCGCCGCTTACCTGGCGGCACTGGTGGCGATGTTTTTCACCGCGATGAGCTATGGCCGAATGGCCGCGGCGTTCCCCGTCGCCGGCTCGGCCTACAGCTACGTGCGCAAGGCGATCAGCCCGAAACTCGGGTTTATCGCCGGTTGGGCGGTGTTGCTCGATTATCTGTTCTTGCCCATGGCGATCTGGCTGATCGGCGCGGCCTACCTCCATTCCGCATTCCCGGCCGTACCGCAGTGGCTCTGGGTGCTGCTGTTCATCGGCATCACGAGCGGGATCAATATTGTCGGCCTGAAACTGGCCAACGGCATCAACGCGTTATTGATGCTGGTGCAGTTCCTGGTGCTGATTGCCTTCGTTGCGCTGTGCGTTCATTACGTCGCTGGCGATGCGAGCACGCCGTTGTGGTCGATCAAGCCGTTCTTCAATGGTGACATGCAGATGCCGCTGATCATGAGTGGTGCAGCCATCGCCTGTTATTCATTCCTCGGGTTCGATGCGGTCAGCACCTTGACCGAAGAAACCCGCGACCCGCGCCGTACGATCCCGCGAGCGATCATGCTGATTACTCTGATTGGCGGATCGATCTTCGTCAGCGTGTCGTACTTCGTGCAGATCGCGCATCCATCGTTCCAGTTCGACAGCGTCGACGCGGCGGCCTATGAAATTGCCCGCAATATCGGTGGCGACCTGTTCGTGTCGTTCTTCCTGATCGGCCTGATCGTTGGCCAGTTCGCGTCGGGGCTGTCGGCCCAGGCCAGCGGCTCGCGGCTGCTGTTCGCCATGGGGCGCGATGGGGTACTGCCCAAATCATTTTTCGGCACCCTGCATGAGCGCTTTGGTACGCCGATCAACAGCATTCTATTGTGCGCCGTGGTCGCGTTGCTGGCGCTGAAACTGGACGTCACCACCTCAACCTCGTTCATCAACTTCGGCGCATTCCTGGCGTTCAGTCTGGTGAACCTGTCGGTGATCTTTCACTACTGGATCGGCGCAAAGAACAGAGGGCCGCGTGAATTCGTGCTGTTCCTGATATTCCCGTTTATCGGTCTGGCCGCGGATGTGTGGCTAATGGTCAGCCTCGATCACCTGGCGATCTATCTCGGCCTGAGCTGGTTGGCGATTGGCGTGGTGTATCTGGCGGTACTGACGGGCGGCTTCCAGCGCCAGCCACCGGAGATGGATTTCCAGGAAACTACATGA
- a CDS encoding short-chain fatty acid transporter: protein MTTDIEDSRSARFALRCSNFAERWFPDSWVFAALAVLVVAVATLFIGAKPTAAAMAFGDGFWSLIPFTMQMAFVVIGGYVVASSPPAVKLIDRLARIPKNGRSAVAWVALISMVASLLNWGLSLVFGGLLVRALARRTDLKMDYRAAGAAAYLGLGAVWALGLSSSAAQLQANPASLPPSILSITGVIPFTQTIFLWQSGVMLLALIVISLIVAYATAPGPNSARDAAACGIDPSFSMPALQPRTRPGEWLEHSPLLTIALVLLAAGWLFHEFSTKPAISAISGLNTYNFLFIMLGALLHWRPRSFLDAVARAVPTTTGVLIQFPLYGSIAALLTTVKGSDAQTLAHHISTFFVQIASHDTYALLMGVYSAVLGFFIPSGGGKWIIEAPYVMQVANDLNYHLGWAVQIYNAAEALPNLINPFYMLPLLGVLGLKARDLIGFSFVQLLVHTPLVLALLWALGTTLTYLPPVMP, encoded by the coding sequence GTGACCACTGACATTGAAGACAGCCGTTCCGCCCGCTTCGCGCTGCGCTGTTCGAATTTTGCCGAGCGCTGGTTTCCCGACTCCTGGGTCTTCGCCGCGCTGGCGGTGCTGGTGGTCGCGGTGGCGACGCTGTTCATCGGCGCCAAACCTACCGCGGCGGCCATGGCCTTCGGCGACGGCTTCTGGAGCCTGATCCCGTTCACCATGCAAATGGCCTTCGTGGTGATTGGCGGTTACGTAGTCGCCAGCTCGCCACCGGCCGTCAAGCTGATCGACCGCCTGGCACGCATCCCCAAAAACGGCCGCAGTGCCGTGGCGTGGGTGGCGCTGATCTCGATGGTCGCGTCATTGCTCAACTGGGGCCTGTCGCTGGTTTTCGGCGGCCTGCTGGTACGAGCCCTGGCCCGTCGCACCGATCTGAAAATGGACTATCGCGCCGCCGGCGCTGCCGCTTATCTGGGCCTGGGCGCGGTCTGGGCGCTGGGGTTGTCGTCATCGGCCGCGCAACTGCAGGCCAACCCAGCGAGCCTGCCGCCCTCGATCCTGTCGATCACCGGCGTCATTCCTTTTACCCAGACGATTTTTCTCTGGCAATCCGGGGTGATGCTGCTGGCGCTGATCGTGATTTCGTTGATCGTCGCCTACGCCACGGCTCCCGGTCCGAACAGCGCCCGTGACGCCGCCGCCTGCGGCATCGACCCGAGTTTCAGCATGCCGGCGTTGCAGCCTCGCACGCGTCCGGGAGAATGGCTGGAGCACAGCCCATTGCTGACCATTGCGCTGGTGCTGCTGGCCGCCGGCTGGCTGTTCCATGAGTTTTCGACCAAGCCTGCGATCAGTGCCATTTCCGGGCTCAACACTTATAACTTCCTGTTCATCATGCTCGGAGCCCTGCTTCACTGGCGACCACGCAGCTTTCTCGATGCGGTAGCCCGCGCAGTGCCAACCACCACAGGCGTGTTGATTCAGTTTCCGCTGTACGGCTCGATCGCCGCGCTGCTGACCACGGTCAAGGGCAGCGATGCCCAGACGCTCGCCCACCACATCTCGACCTTTTTCGTACAGATCGCGTCTCATGACACCTACGCCTTGCTGATGGGCGTCTACTCCGCCGTGCTGGGCTTTTTCATTCCTTCCGGCGGCGGAAAGTGGATCATCGAAGCGCCCTACGTCATGCAGGTGGCCAACGATCTCAACTACCACTTGGGCTGGGCCGTGCAGATCTACAACGCCGCCGAAGCGTTGCCGAACCTGATCAATCCGTTCTATATGCTGCCGCTGTTAGGCGTGCTGGGATTGAAGGCACGGGATCTGATCGGTTTTTCCTTCGTGCAACTGCTCGTGCACACACCGCTGGTGTTGGCGCTGTTATGGGCGCTGGGTACAACGCTGACCTATTTGCCGCCGGTGATGCCATAA
- a CDS encoding carbon-nitrogen hydrolase family protein produces the protein MRVELAQLAGRDNDTAYNLERALQAMAACAADTQLIVFPETHLMGFPSIETVAETAEPLDGPTVSAVIAAAREHDVAVVIGVAENDRGHFYNTTLLITPRGIALKYRKTHLWASDRGVFEAGDRYATCEWKGVRVGLLICYDIEFPETARALAQLGAELLIVTNGNMDPYGPTHRTAIMARAQENQAFALMVNRVEQGDGGLVFAGGSALVDPLGTLLFEAGREEGQFAVELDLQQLAAARRDYRYLDDQRLKIPGEIVERAGGLRELLIPLH, from the coding sequence ATGAGAGTCGAACTTGCCCAGTTAGCGGGCCGTGATAACGACACGGCTTACAACCTCGAACGCGCGCTTCAGGCGATGGCCGCCTGTGCTGCCGATACGCAGCTGATTGTATTTCCCGAAACCCACCTGATGGGCTTTCCGTCGATCGAGACGGTGGCCGAAACCGCCGAACCGCTGGACGGTCCGACCGTCAGCGCGGTGATTGCTGCGGCCCGGGAACATGACGTCGCCGTGGTGATCGGCGTGGCCGAGAACGACCGCGGCCATTTCTACAACACCACGTTGCTGATCACACCCCGAGGCATTGCCCTGAAATATCGCAAGACGCACCTCTGGGCGTCGGATCGCGGCGTGTTCGAGGCCGGCGACCGTTACGCCACGTGTGAGTGGAAGGGTGTGCGGGTCGGCCTGCTGATCTGCTACGACATCGAATTCCCCGAAACCGCCCGAGCCCTGGCGCAACTAGGCGCCGAGCTGCTGATCGTCACCAACGGCAACATGGACCCTTACGGCCCGACGCACCGTACCGCGATCATGGCCCGCGCTCAGGAAAACCAGGCGTTTGCATTGATGGTCAACCGGGTGGAACAGGGCGATGGCGGACTGGTGTTTGCAGGCGGCAGTGCGTTGGTCGACCCGCTAGGCACTTTGTTATTCGAGGCCGGGCGTGAGGAGGGGCAGTTTGCGGTGGAGCTGGACTTGCAACAGCTGGCGGCCGCCCGGCGTGATTATCGGTACCTGGATGACCAGCGGCTGAAGATCCCGGGGGAGATTGTCGAGCGTGCGGGTGGATTGCGGGAGCTGCTGATTCCTTTGCATTGA